The nucleotide sequence CTGCAAATGTGTCACGAATGCAAGTTGACATTGCTCGATCGCACGTATGCGCACGCAGCTGACGTACCCTGCGCCCGGCGCGCCTGACCTGGCCGAGAGGACCAAGAGGCTCCTGGAGGACGCCGGGTTCGGGCCGGTGGGCGAGGAGCACGGCCGCGGGCTCGACCACGGCGCCTGGGTGCCGCTGATGCTCATGTACCCCGACGCCGGCATCCCGGTGTGCCAGCTCTCCGTGCAGACGGAGAGGGACGGCACGTACCACTACGACGTCGGCAGGGCGCTGGCGCCGCTCCGGGACGACGGCGTGCTCATCCTCGGCTCCGGCACCGCCACGCACAACCTCGCCAGGATGGGGCCtcacgacgcgccgccgccgcagtgGGCCTCCGACTTCGACACCTGGCTCAAGGATTCGCTCATAGACGGGAGGTACTATTGAGACGAACTTGACTGGAAACTCGATGGCCGTCGTGGTCGTGTTGATTTTTGTTTCCACGTTCTCATTCGCATCATTGGCATGGGCCAGGTACGAGGACGTGAAGCGATACAAGGAGAAGGCGCCGCACGCTGAGGTGGCGCACCCATCGCCGCATC is from Triticum aestivum cultivar Chinese Spring chromosome 3A, IWGSC CS RefSeq v2.1, whole genome shotgun sequence and encodes:
- the LOC123058861 gene encoding extradiol ring-cleavage dioxygenase; amino-acid sequence: MGQSQVKPKPKYQTPPPEVAMDTFFLSHGAPTVCIDETIPARSFFQSWLPAAIAGTQAPRAILVVSGHWETDAPAVNVVRGTNDTIHDFHGFPDQMYKLTYPAPGAPDLAERTKRLLEDAGFGPVGEEHGRGLDHGAWVPLMLMYPDAGIPVCQLSVQTERDGTYHYDVGRALAPLRDDGVLILGSGTATHNLARMGPHDAPPPQWASDFDTWLKDSLIDGRYEDVKRYKEKAPHAEVAHPSPHHFYPLHVALGAAGEESRAELIHHSWTNTSISYSSYRFSTKI